One window of the Camelina sativa cultivar DH55 chromosome 1, Cs, whole genome shotgun sequence genome contains the following:
- the LOC104704362 gene encoding putative pentatricopeptide repeat-containing protein At1g28020: MSMARNLQQHAKRLIAHSSRPRFFCTYRNGTLSATNQTLQSRIEAALDQKAAITTVLEQWRQQQGNQLNPSLVRGVFEKLHDSKRYSQALEVSTWMVNNKICNHLPEDFAVRFHLIENVLGLEEAEKFFKSIPENLKGESIYTALLKSYAKSGEKSLSKAEFTFEKMRKLGMLLRPSPYNSMVSLYSSLRNRVKVDEILQEMKENNIELDSLTVNNALRVYAAVSDVATMDKFLADWNETTTLEWLTTLDMAKAYRLMRLYGEAGEINDVYRIWDRYKNTRNKNNEGFRALIGSLLKLDDIKGAEEIYYNEWECSGLEFDLRVPTMLVSGYRAKGMVKKADNLLYKTMKNKRLIKPINPLIEDWMKNRNQVKPSSLRDLIKNLCDSNQLSKALEVSSLLCDRKSFNIFPEDYVTRLHLCEKVLGLEEAEKFFERSIPGNMKDYSVYNTLLTAYTRSGQRLEKAEGVFEKMRELGFLSKLSPYNSMITLYIQLGKQGRAKNLLRVMKEKNIEHDGVTMNNVLRMYADEGDIETMEKYKREWVNDDEQTKLEMRTTGEMAKAYERAGLLLKAMEITRSKREVQRLWNEYRKKAKEEVERDTLRPWVKREKIKNEEYRNVIRSLLKLGDVQGAEAIYGEWEPQGPEFDNGIPCLLISRYYEEDDKAKAKEVEFSSRQKRRRMQFKLFKEDLISYAAGVVVSTVPAIVVLYFLHHPDYFFKFILSTVLFALLNYLTA, from the exons atgAGCATGGCGCGTAATCTTCAGCAACACGCAAAGCGACTCATCGCTCACAGTAGCAGACCTCGATTCTTCTGCACCTACAGAAACGGAACCCTATCGGCGACGAACCAAACTCTGCAGAGTCGAATCGAAGCGGCTTTAGATCAGAAAGCAGCAATCACTACGGTGCTTGAGCAATGGCGACAGCAACAGGGGAATCAATTAAACCCTTCGTTGGTGAGAGGAGTCTTCGAGAAGCTCCACGATTCCAAAAGATATAGTCAAGCCCTAGAAGTATCAACCTGGATGGTCAATAACAAGATCTGCAATCACCTCCCTGAAGATTTCGCCGTTCGATTTCATCTTATCGAGAACGTTTTGGGattggaagaagcagagaagtTCTTTAAGAGCATCCCCGAGAATCTGAAAGGTGAATCTATCTACACTGCTCTGTTAAAGAGTTACGCAAAATCTGGTGAAAAATCTCTAAGTAAAGCCGAATTTACTTTCGAGAAGATGAGGAAGCTAGGTATGCTCTTGAGACCTTCACCATACAACTCGATGGTCTCACTATACAGCTCTCTCAGAAACCGAGTCAAGGTCGATGAGATTTTGCAAGAGATGAAGGAGAACAACATTGAGCTAGATAGTCTCACCGTGAACAACGCTTTGCGAGTATACGCTGCTGTTTCTGATGTTGCGACAATGGACAAGTTTCTAGCTGATTGGAATGAAACTACAACGCTTGAGTGGCTCACAACGCTTGACATGGCAAAGGCTTATC GACTCATGAGGCTATATGGTGAAGCAGGAGAGATAAATGATGTGTACCGTATATGGGACCGGTACAAGAatacaagaaacaagaacaatgaGGGATTTCGAGCTTTGATTGGTTCCCTCTTGAAGCTTGATGATATCAAAGGAGCAGAGGAGATATACTACAATGAGTGGGAGTGCTCGGGTCTTGAGTTTGATCTCCGAGTACCAACTATGTTGGTCTCTGGCTATCGCGCAAAGGGGATGGTGAAGAAGGCAGATAACCTATTGTACAAGACTATGAAGAATAAAAGATTGATTAAACCGATTAATCCATTGATTGAGGACTGGATGAAAAATAGAAACCAAGTGAAGCCGTCCAGCTTGAGAGACCTTATCAAGAATCTGTGTGACTCAAATCAATTATCTAAAGCACTTGAGGTATCATCATTGTTGTGTGATAGAAagagttttaatatttttccagAAGATTATGTTACTAGGCTTCATCTGTGTGAGAAAGTGTTGGGtttggaagaagcagagaagtTTTTCGAAAGAAGCATCCCAGGGAACATGAAGGATTACTCTGTCTACAACACTCTCTTAACAGCGTACACAAGATCTGGCCAAAGACTAGAAAAAGCGGAAGGCGTTTTCGAGAAGATGAGAGAGCTAGGTTTCCTCTCAAAACTCTCCCCATACAACTCGATGATAACTCTCTATATTCAGCTTGGAAAACAAGGTAGGGCCAAGAATCTTCTACGggtgatgaaggagaagaacatAGAGCACGACGGTGTCACGATGAACAACGTTTTGAGGATGTACGCAGATGAAGGTGACATAGAGACAATGGAGAAGTATAAGAGAGAGTGGGTTAACGATGATGAGCAAACCAAGCTTGAAATGAGGACGACTGGTGAGATGGCAAAGGCTTACGAAAGAGCGGGGCTACTACTAAAGGCGATGGAGATAACTAGGAGTAAAAGAGAAGTGCAGCGTCTATGGAATGAGTACAGGAAGAAGGCAAAGGAAGAGGTTGAAAGAGATACGCTTCGCCCTTGGGtgaagagagaaaagattaaGAATGAAGAATATCGAAATGTGATCAGATCTCTGTTGAAGCTTGGCGATGTACAAGGAGCAGAAGCGATATATGGAGAATGGGAACCACAAGGACCCGAGTTCGATAACGGAATACCATGTTTGCTAATCTCTCGTTATTACGAGGAAGATGATAAAGCCAAGGCAAAGGAGGTAGAGTTTTCGAGTAGACAGAAGCGGAGGCGGATGCAGTTTAAGCTGTTCAAGGAAGACTTGATCAGTTACGCGGCAGGGGTTGTCGTGTCTACGGTTCCTGCGATCGTAGTATTGTATTTTCTACACCATCCCGACTACTTTTTTAAGTTCATCTTAAGTACCGTTCTGTTTGCATTGTTGAACTATTTAACAGCCTAA